From Streptomyces sp. NBC_00775, one genomic window encodes:
- a CDS encoding class I SAM-dependent methyltransferase has product MTPPTPPTPPTPPSHPTRAHSFNTAAAQYAANRPSYPPTLFEAIEALAERPLTGSRVMDIGAGTGIATTLLHQRGAHVLAVEPGAGMTAEFRRTHPHIPIVRGNGNALPLATASADFLTYAQSWHWTDPTRSVPEALRVLRPGGALALWWNTDALDVPWIAAAATRAERYLGIDLVVEKSGSGARAATALADPSGRLTFARRQVRWSRRVPLDTHLANIGSHSAFLVLGEERTAAFLAEERRHLLPTFPDGIVEETYVVDLLVATRS; this is encoded by the coding sequence ATGACCCCTCCCACCCCACCAACCCCACCCACCCCGCCCTCCCACCCCACCCGAGCCCACTCCTTCAACACGGCGGCAGCCCAATACGCCGCCAACCGCCCCTCCTACCCACCCACCCTCTTCGAAGCCATAGAAGCCCTCGCCGAGCGCCCGCTCACCGGCTCACGAGTCATGGACATCGGCGCCGGCACCGGCATAGCAACCACCCTCCTCCACCAGCGGGGCGCCCACGTGCTCGCCGTGGAACCCGGCGCCGGCATGACCGCCGAATTCCGCCGCACCCACCCCCACATCCCGATCGTCCGAGGCAACGGCAACGCCCTCCCCCTGGCCACCGCCTCCGCCGACTTCCTCACCTACGCCCAGTCCTGGCACTGGACCGACCCGACCCGCTCCGTCCCGGAGGCCCTCCGCGTCCTGCGCCCAGGCGGCGCCCTGGCCCTCTGGTGGAACACCGACGCCCTGGACGTCCCGTGGATCGCGGCGGCAGCCACCCGCGCCGAGCGCTACCTCGGCATCGACCTGGTGGTCGAAAAGAGCGGCAGCGGCGCAAGAGCCGCCACCGCCCTCGCCGACCCGAGCGGCCGGCTCACCTTCGCCCGCCGCCAGGTCCGCTGGAGCCGCCGCGTTCCCCTCGACACGCACCTCGCCAACATCGGCAGCCACTCGGCGTTCCTGGTCCTCGGCGAGGAACGCACCGCCGCGTTCCTCGCCGAGGAGCGACGCCATCTCCTGCCGACCTTCCCGGACGGAATCGTGGAGGAGACCTACGTCGTGGACCTGCTGGTGGCGACCCGTTCGTGA
- a CDS encoding EamA/RhaT family transporter — MSDETNTGTGTPAGPQPEPLRFFGTTWVDHDGGYTGRRIGVAAGSLAAAVAACFVLRFAYQGLAIADVGTPVTLMVVVMFAVCSALAFRHTWDAFTKRPDPDRQASLRGLLAIGFIGSLLAYAFRSLTEAPGESLHREEYETARDQYTRRTTRRTGNPSRKRNHR, encoded by the coding sequence GTGAGCGACGAGACCAACACCGGAACCGGCACCCCCGCGGGGCCCCAGCCCGAACCCCTGCGCTTCTTCGGCACGACGTGGGTCGACCACGACGGCGGCTACACCGGCCGCCGGATCGGCGTGGCCGCAGGCTCCCTCGCCGCCGCGGTGGCCGCCTGCTTCGTCCTCCGGTTCGCCTACCAGGGCCTGGCCATCGCGGACGTGGGAACACCCGTGACCCTCATGGTCGTGGTGATGTTCGCGGTGTGCAGCGCCCTCGCGTTCCGCCACACCTGGGACGCGTTCACCAAGCGCCCCGACCCCGACCGCCAGGCCTCCCTCCGCGGCCTCCTGGCCATCGGCTTCATCGGCTCCCTCCTCGCCTACGCCTTCCGCTCCCTCACCGAGGCCCCCGGCGAAAGCCTCCACCGCGAGGAGTACGAAACGGCCCGCGACCAGTACACCCGCCGCACCACCCGCCGCACCGGCAACCCATCCCGAAAGCGCAACCATCGCTGA
- a CDS encoding peptidase, producing the protein MATEDIEITGAGETAEAEPLSAAATLTYPLAPGYNVNVRSGPGTHYPVVRTLPAGSSIPIRCQCPGESVTGPYGTSKIWDNIANAQFVSDAYVKTGTDGYVAVRCS; encoded by the coding sequence ATGGCCACGGAAGACATAGAGATCACGGGCGCGGGGGAGACGGCGGAAGCGGAGCCGCTGAGCGCGGCAGCGACGCTCACGTACCCGCTCGCACCCGGCTACAACGTCAACGTCCGCAGCGGCCCGGGCACGCACTACCCCGTCGTCCGCACCCTGCCGGCGGGCTCAAGCATCCCGATCCGCTGCCAGTGCCCGGGAGAGTCGGTCACCGGTCCGTACGGAACGTCGAAGATCTGGGACAACATCGCCAACGCGCAGTTCGTCTCGGACGCGTACGTGAAGACGGGCACCGACGGCTACGTCGCGGTGCGCTGCTCCTGA
- a CDS encoding serine/threonine-protein kinase has protein sequence MPPQRSTGTDPEAEHPRYAGQYLLEAELGSGGMGIVHLARSASGLRLAVKVVHAEFAQDPEFRGRFKQEVAAARRVSGAFTAPVVDADPEADHPWMATLFIPGPTLAEHVKRNGALPPARLRHLMAGLAEALRDIHRAGVVHRDLKPSNVLLADDGPKVIDFGISRPSDSELRTETGKLIGTPPFMAPEQFRRPRQVGPAADIFALGSVIVHAATGSGPFDSDSPYLVAYQVVHDEPDLTGVPDDLLDLVARCLAKEPEDRPTPDDLMTALRSVSASYDTQAFIPEQRTGNERESAPSVKGRSPEQPKGERPERTDDRTHSAAVKRSRPRRRLPAAIATAVLTVGVGAFAFLSWSDTPTPERRAEPTSKSIFEPWDVELSAHGVKAAGQPQCTYTPHKLYCIRAGVLAASVDPADGKVLWSRGDPGWRSDDVTSAPVLSGGLLHVLSRGGHRLTALDPATGATRWSRDVTRYDGGIAHVGGVVLLTGRDSKVTALDAATGKQMWQHPIPGQSLPRFSSYGDGVAYAVTLAGGQTRVAAVDPETGAMSWQRRMDNSLNLVGAHDGVLWFTSTNTAQYTEAIVRYDVADRTVRRVELRFPLSGAQAVVQGDTVYLLADGGSLVAMNTKTSAQVWRVETSISWASAPTVAGDRLYLTAADGRLLAVDTAHGTLLGQTKARLGDKRGSLVNVLPAPLAAGNKVYSTAPDGSLFAVDARDPSAW, from the coding sequence ATGCCGCCACAGCGCAGTACGGGTACGGATCCGGAAGCGGAACATCCGCGCTATGCCGGGCAGTACCTGCTGGAGGCGGAACTCGGCTCCGGTGGCATGGGAATCGTGCATCTGGCGCGGTCCGCCTCCGGGTTGCGGCTCGCCGTCAAAGTCGTACACGCCGAGTTTGCCCAAGACCCCGAGTTCCGGGGGCGGTTCAAGCAGGAGGTCGCGGCCGCCCGGCGGGTGAGCGGTGCCTTCACCGCGCCCGTCGTGGACGCCGACCCCGAGGCCGATCACCCGTGGATGGCAACCCTGTTCATCCCCGGGCCGACCCTCGCCGAGCATGTGAAGCGGAATGGGGCGCTGCCCCCGGCCCGGCTGCGTCATCTCATGGCCGGTCTCGCCGAGGCCTTGCGTGACATTCATCGGGCGGGCGTTGTCCACCGCGACCTCAAACCCAGCAACGTACTCCTGGCCGATGACGGACCGAAGGTCATCGACTTCGGTATCTCGCGGCCTTCTGACAGTGAATTGCGTACGGAGACGGGGAAGTTGATCGGCACTCCGCCGTTCATGGCCCCTGAACAATTCCGCAGGCCACGGCAGGTCGGGCCGGCCGCCGACATCTTCGCGCTGGGCTCGGTGATCGTTCACGCGGCCACCGGGAGTGGGCCCTTCGACTCCGACAGCCCGTATCTCGTGGCGTATCAAGTCGTCCATGACGAGCCGGACTTGACAGGCGTACCGGACGATCTGCTCGACCTTGTCGCCCGCTGTCTCGCCAAGGAACCCGAGGACCGGCCCACACCGGACGACCTGATGACCGCGCTGCGGTCGGTTTCGGCCTCGTACGACACTCAGGCGTTCATTCCCGAACAGCGCACCGGGAATGAACGGGAGTCGGCGCCGTCCGTGAAGGGACGTTCTCCGGAGCAGCCGAAAGGCGAGCGCCCGGAGCGGACCGACGACCGTACCCACTCGGCCGCCGTGAAGAGGTCCCGGCCGCGCCGGCGGCTTCCCGCTGCCATCGCCACGGCTGTGCTCACCGTCGGCGTCGGTGCCTTCGCCTTCCTCAGCTGGTCGGACACCCCGACCCCGGAGCGACGCGCCGAACCGACGTCGAAGAGCATTTTCGAGCCGTGGGACGTCGAGCTGAGCGCGCACGGCGTCAAGGCCGCCGGTCAGCCGCAATGCACGTACACGCCCCACAAGCTGTACTGCATCCGGGCCGGCGTGCTGGCCGCCTCGGTCGATCCGGCGGACGGCAAGGTGCTGTGGTCACGGGGCGACCCGGGGTGGCGGAGCGACGACGTCACGAGCGCGCCGGTCTTGTCCGGTGGGCTCCTGCACGTCCTCAGCCGGGGTGGACATCGGCTGACGGCGCTCGATCCCGCCACGGGAGCAACCCGGTGGAGCCGCGACGTCACGCGCTACGACGGCGGCATCGCCCACGTCGGCGGCGTCGTTCTGCTCACCGGCCGCGACTCCAAGGTCACCGCGCTCGACGCGGCGACCGGGAAGCAGATGTGGCAACACCCCATCCCTGGGCAGTCGTTGCCGAGGTTCTCCTCGTACGGGGACGGAGTCGCGTACGCCGTGACGCTGGCCGGAGGGCAGACCCGAGTGGCCGCGGTCGATCCGGAGACCGGCGCCATGAGCTGGCAGCGGCGTATGGACAACTCGCTGAACCTCGTGGGCGCCCATGACGGCGTGCTCTGGTTCACCTCGACGAACACCGCCCAGTACACGGAAGCGATCGTGCGATACGACGTCGCCGACCGCACCGTCAGGCGTGTCGAGCTGCGCTTCCCGCTGTCCGGGGCGCAGGCCGTCGTCCAGGGGGACACGGTCTATCTGCTGGCCGACGGCGGTTCCCTGGTGGCCATGAACACCAAGACGTCGGCCCAGGTATGGCGGGTGGAGACGTCCATCAGCTGGGCTTCGGCCCCCACCGTGGCCGGAGACCGTCTCTACCTCACCGCCGCGGACGGCCGCCTCCTCGCTGTCGACACCGCCCACGGCACCCTGCTCGGGCAGACGAAGGCGCGCCTGGGTGACAAGCGGGGTTCACTCGTCAACGTGCTCCCGGCCCCCCTCGCCGCCGGCAACAAGGTCTACTCCACCGCCCCCGACGGCTCCCTCTTCGCGGTCGACGCGCGCGATCCCTCGGCCTGGTGA
- the ilvD gene encoding dihydroxy-acid dehydratase: MPELRSRTVTHGRNMAGARALMRASGVPGADIGRKPIIAVANSFTEFVPGHTHLQPVGRIVSEAITAAGGIAREFNTIAVDDGIAMGHGGMLYSLPSRDLIADSVEYMVEAHCADALICISNCDKITPGMLMAALRLNIPTVFVSGGPMESGRATLVDGTVRTLDLVDAISDAVNDNISDEDILRIEENACPTCGSCSGMFTANSMNCLTEAIGLSLPGNGSVLATHTARKGLYEDAARTVVEITKRYYDGDDESVLPRNIATHAAFENAMALDIAMGGSTNTILHLLAAAQEAGVPFGLDEINEVSRRVPCLAKVAPNVAKDRTYYMEDVHRAGGIPALLGELHRAGLLNEDVHSVHSPSLSDWMKTWDVRAGSPSPEAIELWHAAPGCVRSSEAFSQSERWEALDEDAEGGCIRSAEHAYSKDGGLAVLKGNLAVDGCVVKTAGVDESIWTFEGPAVVCESQDEAVDKILKKEITHGDVVVIRYEGPKGGPGMQEMLYPTSFLKGRGLGKTCALITDGRFSGGTSGLSIGHASPEAASGGTIALVQDGDRIRIDIPNRTIELLVSDEELDTRRAALGGVYAPANRDRKVSAALRAYAAMATSADKGAVRDVSKLG; the protein is encoded by the coding sequence ATGCCCGAGCTGAGGTCCCGCACAGTCACCCACGGACGCAACATGGCGGGCGCACGCGCCCTTATGCGTGCCTCCGGTGTACCGGGTGCGGACATCGGACGGAAGCCGATCATCGCGGTCGCCAACTCCTTCACGGAGTTCGTGCCGGGCCACACCCACCTCCAGCCGGTCGGCCGCATCGTCAGCGAGGCCATCACCGCCGCCGGAGGCATCGCGCGCGAGTTCAACACGATCGCGGTCGACGACGGCATCGCGATGGGCCACGGCGGCATGCTGTACTCCCTCCCGTCCCGCGACCTGATCGCGGACTCCGTCGAGTACATGGTCGAGGCCCACTGCGCCGACGCCCTGATCTGCATCTCGAACTGCGACAAGATCACGCCCGGCATGCTGATGGCGGCCCTGCGCCTGAACATCCCGACGGTCTTCGTCTCCGGCGGCCCCATGGAGTCCGGCCGCGCCACCCTGGTCGACGGCACGGTCCGTACGCTCGACCTGGTCGACGCGATCTCCGACGCCGTGAACGACAACATCTCGGACGAGGACATCCTCCGTATCGAGGAGAACGCCTGTCCGACCTGTGGCTCCTGCTCCGGCATGTTCACCGCCAACTCGATGAACTGCCTGACGGAGGCCATCGGCCTGTCCCTCCCCGGCAACGGCTCGGTGCTCGCCACGCACACCGCCCGCAAGGGCCTGTACGAGGACGCGGCCCGCACGGTCGTCGAGATCACCAAGCGCTACTACGACGGTGACGACGAGTCGGTGCTGCCCCGCAACATCGCCACGCACGCCGCGTTCGAGAACGCCATGGCCCTCGACATCGCCATGGGCGGCTCCACCAACACGATCCTGCACCTGCTGGCGGCCGCCCAGGAGGCGGGCGTCCCCTTCGGTCTGGACGAGATCAACGAGGTCTCGCGCCGGGTGCCGTGCCTCGCCAAGGTCGCTCCGAACGTGGCGAAGGACCGTACGTACTACATGGAGGACGTGCACCGCGCGGGCGGCATCCCGGCCCTGCTGGGCGAGCTGCACCGCGCCGGCCTGCTGAACGAGGACGTCCACTCGGTCCACAGCCCGTCCCTCTCGGACTGGATGAAGACGTGGGACGTGCGCGCCGGCTCCCCGTCCCCCGAGGCGATCGAGCTGTGGCACGCGGCCCCCGGCTGCGTCCGCTCCTCCGAGGCCTTCTCCCAGTCCGAGCGCTGGGAGGCCCTGGACGAGGACGCCGAGGGCGGCTGCATCCGCTCCGCCGAGCACGCGTACTCCAAGGACGGCGGCCTGGCGGTCCTCAAGGGCAACCTGGCGGTCGACGGCTGCGTCGTGAAGACGGCGGGCGTCGACGAGTCGATCTGGACCTTCGAGGGCCCGGCGGTCGTCTGCGAGTCGCAGGACGAGGCCGTCGACAAGATCCTCAAGAAGGAGATCACGCACGGCGACGTCGTGGTCATCCGCTACGAGGGCCCCAAGGGCGGCCCGGGTATGCAGGAGATGCTCTACCCGACCTCGTTCCTCAAGGGCCGCGGCCTCGGCAAGACCTGCGCCCTGATCACCGACGGCCGCTTCTCCGGCGGCACGTCCGGCCTGTCCATCGGCCACGCCTCCCCGGAGGCCGCCTCCGGCGGCACGATCGCCCTGGTCCAGGACGGCGACCGCATCCGCATCGACATCCCGAACCGTACGATCGAACTGCTCGTGTCGGACGAGGAGCTGGACACGCGCCGCGCCGCCCTGGGCGGCGTCTACGCCCCGGCGAACCGCGACCGCAAGGTCTCGGCCGCCCTCCGCGCCTACGCCGCGATGGCGACGAGCGCGGACAAGGGCGCGGTGCGGGACGTCTCGAAGCTGGGCTGA
- a CDS encoding TetR/AcrR family transcriptional regulator: MTDAAPRRGRGRPTRTQTEAAPATRDRILEAAREEFSERGYEKTSVRGIAKAAGVDSALVHHYFGTKEQVFEAAIEVAFAPALGASDTVEDGPLDTVGERLTRFILGIWENPATRTPLLAILRSAVNNETAAAVFRRLVATQLLRRIAGQLDAPDAELRAELAAAQLVGIAMLRYVIKVEPLASADPEQIVARVAPVVQGHLTAP; encoded by the coding sequence GTGACGGACGCCGCCCCCCGTCGCGGCCGGGGACGCCCCACTCGTACGCAGACGGAGGCGGCCCCCGCCACCCGCGACCGCATCCTGGAGGCGGCCCGCGAGGAGTTCTCCGAGCGGGGCTACGAGAAGACGTCGGTCCGCGGCATCGCCAAGGCGGCCGGGGTGGACTCCGCGCTCGTGCACCACTATTTCGGCACGAAGGAACAGGTCTTCGAGGCGGCCATCGAGGTCGCCTTCGCGCCCGCCCTCGGCGCCTCGGACACGGTCGAGGACGGCCCGCTCGACACCGTGGGTGAGCGCCTGACCCGCTTCATCCTCGGCATCTGGGAGAACCCGGCGACCCGCACACCGCTGCTCGCGATCCTCCGCTCCGCCGTGAACAACGAGACCGCGGCCGCCGTCTTCCGCCGCCTGGTCGCCACCCAGCTGCTGCGCCGCATCGCCGGGCAGCTGGACGCCCCCGACGCGGAACTGCGCGCCGAGCTGGCGGCGGCGCAGCTCGTAGGGATCGCGATGCTGCGATACGTGATCAAGGTCGAGCCCCTGGCGTCGGCGGACCCGGAACAGATCGTGGCAAGGGTGGCACCGGTAGTTCAGGGCCATCTGACGGCCCCCTAG
- a CDS encoding sugar phosphate isomerase/epimerase family protein: MAEPVVRIPDAKVALSTASVYPESTATAFEIAARLGYDGVEVMVWTDPVSQDIEALRRLSDYHQIPILAVHAPCLLITQRVWSTDPWIKLQRAQAAAEKLGASTVVVHPPFRWQRQYARDFVSGIWRMANETDVRFAVENMYPWRYRDREMLAYAPEWDVTKDDYRHFTIDLSHTATARTDALQMIDRMADRLGHVHLADGNGSNKDEHLVPGRGTQPCAELLERLALSGFDGHVVIEVNTRRAMSSIEREADLAEALAFTRLHLASAVKVPRR, translated from the coding sequence GTGGCAGAACCAGTCGTACGCATCCCGGATGCGAAGGTCGCGCTGTCCACGGCGTCCGTGTATCCGGAGTCGACGGCGACGGCCTTCGAGATCGCCGCACGCCTCGGCTATGACGGCGTGGAGGTCATGGTCTGGACCGACCCGGTCAGCCAGGACATCGAAGCCCTCCGCCGCCTCAGCGACTACCACCAGATCCCGATCCTCGCCGTGCACGCCCCCTGCCTGCTGATCACCCAGCGGGTGTGGTCCACCGACCCGTGGATCAAGCTCCAGCGCGCCCAGGCGGCGGCCGAGAAGCTCGGCGCGAGCACCGTCGTCGTACACCCCCCGTTCCGCTGGCAGCGCCAGTACGCACGTGACTTCGTCAGCGGGATCTGGCGGATGGCGAACGAGACGGACGTACGGTTCGCCGTCGAGAACATGTACCCCTGGCGTTACCGCGACCGCGAGATGCTGGCGTACGCCCCCGAATGGGACGTGACGAAGGACGATTACCGTCACTTCACGATCGACCTCAGCCACACGGCGACCGCCCGTACCGACGCCCTGCAGATGATCGACCGCATGGCCGACCGCCTCGGGCACGTCCACCTCGCCGACGGCAACGGCTCCAACAAGGACGAGCACCTCGTCCCGGGCCGCGGCACCCAGCCCTGCGCCGAGCTGCTCGAACGGCTCGCGCTCTCCGGATTCGACGGCCATGTCGTCATCGAGGTCAACACCCGTCGCGCGATGTCCAGCATCGAACGCGAGGCGGACCTGGCGGAGGCCCTGGCCTTCACTCGGCTCCACCTCGCCTCCGCGGTGAAGGTGCCCCGCCGGTGA